A window of Macrotis lagotis isolate mMagLag1 chromosome X, bilby.v1.9.chrom.fasta, whole genome shotgun sequence contains these coding sequences:
- the LOC141498797 gene encoding uncharacterized protein LOC141498797: MQMTMAVALGDTKVTRVGLGDTKVTTMVAVALGDTNMTIAVTMAPGDTKDKFLENLISPSGRKLRSQGDTDKARGRGLSDAPGPQKRKAETRRACALQPEASLSGFTKADPSGHAPLGRGSRARPSGRGGARLPPLPQLLLAFGSGVRAEGDLCVCRGAAAARVRACAGVACVSTRVRVQGPPRAARDALLLPLVLIMETKRVEIPGSVLDDLCSQFILHIPSEEKDNAIRVLLVQGYLAKSGWGFPKGKVNKEEAPCDCAAREVIVSGLCSSSTILFLDTDGILHRR; encoded by the exons ATGCAGATGACAATGGCAGTGGCTCTTGGTGACACCAAGGTAACAAGAGTAGGACTTGGTGACACCAAGGTGACAACAATGGTGGCAGTGGCACTTGGTGACACCAACATGACAATAGCAGTGACAATGGCACCTGGTGACACCAAG GATAAATTCCTCGAGAATCTTATTTCTCCCTCCGGGAGGAAGCTGCGCAGCCAGGGAGACACGGACAAGGCGCGGGGAAGGGGGCTTTCAGACGCCCCGGGAccacagaagaggaaagcagaaaCAAGACGCGCCTGCGCACTTCAACCAGAGGCTTCCCTCTCGG GATTCACGAAGGCCGACCCATCTGGCCACGCCCCCCTCGGTCGCGGCTCCCGAGCCCGCCCGTCGGGTCGCGGGGGTGCGAGGCTTCCGCCCCTTCCCCAGCTCCTCCTCGCCTTTGGGAGCGGCGTTCGCGCGGAGGGCGACTTGTGCGTTTGTCGGGGAGCCGCGGCAGCTCGCGTTCGCGCCTGTGCGGGTGTGGCGTGTGTGAGCACGCGGGTGCGCGTGCAGGGCCCGCCCCGGGCTGCCCGGGATGCTCTGCTTCTGCCGCTGGTGCTCATCATGGAGACCAAGCGAGTGGAGATTCCCGGCAGCGTCCTGGACGATCTCTGCAG tcaatttattttgcatattccCAGTGAGGAAAAGGACAATGCTATCCGA gtattattgGTTCAGGGTTATCTAGCAAAATCAGGTTGGGGATTTCCAAagggaaaagtaaataaagaagaGGCTCCATGTGACTGTGCTGCAAGAGAG